In Nitrospira sp., a single genomic region encodes these proteins:
- a CDS encoding V-type ATP synthase subunit B, producing MDDLITRDYQAVSGIAGPLLFVEKLKKASLGEMVEILLPSGEARRGQVIELSEQHAVIQVLEETTGLGVTGTRVRLTESVAMMDLSPDLLGRRLNGAGLPLDGLPSIIPDIRMDIIGRPMNPVSRDKPSHFIQTGLSTIDALNTLVRGQKLPIFSGAGLPAKELAAQIVRQAKVREDTGTGAAQGAGASPFAIVFAAMGITFREASFFLSEFERGDVMEHTVVFLNLADDPTIERLLTPRYALTAAEYLAFTLGRHVLVILTDMAAYCEALRQIATAREEIPGRRGYPGYMYSDLASIYERAGRIRGKAGSITQLPIVTMPDDDITHPIPDLTGYITEGQIVLSRELHRKGIFPPIDVLPCLSRLMNLGIGPGKTREDHRAVADQLYAFYAHGRDIRRLAAIVGEDGLSESDKHFLKLAQDFEQQFVNQGSHEREIAETLDLGWAFLRYLPKERLTRVKPELIERYYGRKET from the coding sequence ATGGATGACCTGATCACCCGCGACTATCAGGCCGTCAGCGGCATTGCCGGCCCGCTACTCTTTGTGGAGAAGCTGAAGAAGGCTTCCCTCGGAGAGATGGTCGAGATTCTTCTCCCCAGCGGCGAGGCCCGACGAGGTCAAGTGATCGAGCTGTCTGAGCAGCATGCCGTCATCCAGGTCTTGGAGGAGACGACGGGCTTGGGAGTGACCGGGACCAGAGTCCGGCTCACGGAATCGGTTGCCATGATGGATCTCTCGCCCGATCTTCTAGGCCGGCGACTCAACGGCGCCGGGCTGCCTCTCGACGGCCTGCCGTCGATCATCCCCGATATCCGCATGGACATCATTGGGCGGCCTATGAACCCGGTCTCTCGAGACAAGCCCTCCCATTTCATTCAGACAGGGCTTTCAACCATTGATGCGCTCAACACGCTGGTGCGCGGGCAGAAGCTGCCGATTTTCTCCGGCGCCGGGCTGCCGGCCAAGGAATTGGCGGCGCAGATCGTTCGTCAAGCGAAGGTGAGGGAGGACACGGGGACAGGCGCCGCCCAGGGGGCGGGAGCCAGTCCCTTCGCCATCGTGTTTGCGGCGATGGGGATCACGTTTCGGGAAGCCTCGTTCTTTCTCAGTGAGTTCGAACGTGGCGACGTGATGGAGCACACGGTCGTGTTCCTGAACCTCGCGGATGATCCGACGATTGAGCGGCTGCTTACCCCACGGTACGCCTTAACCGCCGCAGAATATCTGGCCTTCACGCTAGGGCGCCATGTGCTGGTGATCCTGACCGACATGGCTGCGTATTGCGAAGCGCTGCGCCAAATCGCGACGGCACGGGAGGAAATTCCAGGCCGGCGCGGCTACCCGGGATACATGTACTCGGACTTGGCCTCCATCTACGAGCGGGCCGGACGGATCAGGGGCAAAGCCGGCTCAATCACCCAGCTTCCGATCGTCACCATGCCGGATGACGATATCACTCATCCGATCCCCGATCTGACCGGGTACATCACGGAGGGTCAGATTGTGCTGTCCCGCGAGCTGCATCGCAAGGGCATCTTTCCTCCCATCGACGTTCTGCCCTGTCTGTCGCGGCTGATGAACCTCGGGATTGGTCCCGGCAAAACTCGTGAGGATCATCGGGCGGTGGCCGATCAACTCTATGCCTTCTACGCACATGGGCGAGACATTCGACGTCTCGCGGCAATCGTAGGCGAGGATGGTCTGAGTGAGTCCGACAAACACTTCTTGAAGCTCGCCCAGGACTTTGAGCAGCAGTTCGTGAACCAAGGGTCGCACGAGCGCGAGATCGCGGAGACCTTGGACCTCGGATGGGCATTCTTGCGCTATCTTCCGAAAGAGCGACTGACAAGGGTGAAGCCGGAACTGATTGAACGGTACTACGGGCGAAAAGAGACGTGA
- a CDS encoding V-type ATP synthase subunit D: protein METLGRTRMNLLFLKRQVEVAQRGLELLRSKREALVHEFFAVMDRVAESRARMEGVMGQALSTLTLALGMEGRASLRSAGYAASRTLPIELTERNVWGVRFPEVRYAPVLRALDARGYATSGVSTHIDETARRFEQVLEVILRSVSVELRLKKLGSEIKKATRRINALNEVMIPALTREVTNIRQTLEEREREDLFRMKRFKSMSRGR from the coding sequence ATGGAAACGCTCGGCCGCACCAGAATGAATCTGCTGTTCCTGAAGCGCCAGGTCGAAGTCGCTCAGCGCGGGCTGGAGCTGCTCCGCAGCAAGCGTGAGGCGCTGGTGCACGAATTCTTCGCCGTCATGGATCGTGTGGCGGAAAGCCGAGCCCGAATGGAGGGTGTGATGGGACAGGCTCTCTCCACCCTGACGCTGGCTCTCGGCATGGAAGGCCGGGCGTCGCTCCGATCAGCCGGTTATGCGGCAAGCCGGACTCTCCCCATCGAGCTGACTGAACGCAATGTGTGGGGCGTCCGGTTTCCGGAAGTCCGCTACGCTCCTGTGCTTCGGGCGCTGGATGCGCGAGGTTACGCCACGTCAGGGGTGTCCACACACATAGACGAAACGGCACGACGGTTCGAACAGGTACTGGAAGTGATCCTACGCAGCGTCTCGGTTGAGTTGCGGCTGAAGAAGCTCGGATCTGAGATCAAGAAAGCAACGCGCCGGATCAATGCGCTCAATGAGGTGATGATTCCTGCATTGACCCGAGAGGTCACGAACATTCGACAGACCCTCGAAGAGCGTGAGCGGGAAGACCTGTTCCGGATGAAACGCTTCAAGAGCATGAGTCGTGGACGGTGA
- a CDS encoding acyl-CoA dehydrogenase family protein, translating into MDGDPFPLHGERKTIDGQRSTEMDFDFTDEQRLVRETVRRFADQEIAPVAAENDRTGRFPRELLNRMAVMGFLGGPIPKEYGGSGLDYIGHAILTEEVGRADSSLRTTLSVQVSLVELTLMRWGTEEQKRRYLPELCGGRMLGCFGLTEPNAGSDPAGMETMAVKQGAGWVLNGTKTWISNGTVADLALVFAQTDPSKAHDGITAFLVEKGTPGFPAQAIAGKLGLRASDTGELILENCSVPETALLGSAGQGFKVAMSALDNGRYSVAAGCVGIIQGCLDACTEYAKMRRQFGRSIGSFQLVQDMIARMAVDLDAARLLVFRAGHLKNQGILNSFETSIAKYFASEAAVRAATDAVQIFGAYGYSEETPVARYYRDAKVATIYEGTSQIQKLLIGSHLLGIKAFT; encoded by the coding sequence GTGGACGGTGATCCGTTTCCCCTACATGGAGAACGGAAGACGATCGACGGACAACGGAGTACGGAAATGGACTTCGACTTCACCGATGAGCAACGACTAGTACGGGAAACGGTGCGGCGATTCGCCGACCAAGAGATCGCACCGGTCGCTGCAGAGAACGATCGAACCGGACGGTTCCCGCGTGAGTTGCTCAACCGCATGGCCGTGATGGGTTTCCTCGGAGGACCCATCCCGAAAGAATACGGCGGTTCAGGGTTGGATTACATCGGTCACGCCATCCTCACCGAAGAGGTAGGGCGAGCCGACTCCTCGCTTCGCACGACCTTGTCGGTGCAAGTCTCACTGGTCGAGCTGACCCTGATGCGGTGGGGAACCGAGGAGCAGAAACGCCGATACCTGCCCGAGCTGTGCGGCGGCCGTATGCTGGGCTGCTTCGGCCTCACGGAGCCGAATGCCGGAAGCGATCCGGCCGGCATGGAGACCATGGCAGTCAAACAGGGAGCCGGTTGGGTGCTCAACGGGACAAAGACCTGGATCTCAAACGGTACGGTGGCCGACCTTGCGTTGGTCTTTGCCCAGACAGATCCGAGCAAGGCCCACGATGGGATCACCGCGTTTCTCGTTGAGAAGGGCACCCCGGGATTCCCCGCTCAAGCCATCGCCGGCAAGTTGGGGCTTCGCGCGTCGGACACCGGCGAACTGATCCTCGAGAATTGTTCGGTGCCTGAGACCGCCCTATTGGGATCAGCCGGCCAAGGATTCAAAGTGGCCATGTCCGCGCTCGACAATGGCCGATATAGCGTTGCAGCCGGCTGTGTCGGAATCATCCAAGGCTGCCTGGACGCCTGCACGGAGTACGCCAAAATGCGCCGACAATTCGGCCGGTCCATCGGAAGTTTTCAACTGGTTCAAGACATGATCGCTCGCATGGCGGTGGACTTGGATGCCGCGCGCCTGCTCGTGTTTCGCGCCGGGCATCTGAAGAACCAGGGAATCCTCAACTCGTTCGAAACGTCCATCGCAAAGTATTTTGCCTCTGAAGCGGCGGTGCGGGCGGCAACTGACGCGGTTCAGATCTTCGGGGCGTACGGATATTCGGAAGAAACGCCGGTCGCGCGGTATTACCGTGACGCGAAGGTGGCCACGATCTATGAAGGCACGTCGCAGATCCAGAAATTGTTGATCGGCTCCCATCTGCTCGGCATCAAGGCGTTTACCTAG
- a CDS encoding electron transfer flavoprotein subunit alpha/FixB family protein, with translation MNQTNLTTRTNPIVVFCEQREGCLKKAGLEALGEACRLGKGSDRAVAVVLIGPSVGSLAQELGARGASRIVIAEDPAFTYYCSEIFTTILAEVARALQPTAIVMGATALGKDLAPKLAARLASALMQDCVALEMESDGSLLATRPVYGGKLRAVVKATTPLMQIVTLRPNIFAPPEPRPAPDIPVERLTISCDAARPMARVREIRRTADDRKELTEASIVVSGGRGLKGPENFKLIEELATALGGAVGASRAVVDAGWKPHASQVGLTGKTVSPQLYIACGISGAIQHQAGMSCARTIVAINNNPHAPIFKLATYGIVGDLFEVVPRLIEEVKKLRIG, from the coding sequence ATGAACCAAACGAACCTGACAACCCGGACGAACCCGATCGTGGTGTTTTGCGAACAGCGTGAGGGGTGCCTCAAGAAGGCGGGGCTGGAGGCCTTGGGCGAAGCCTGTCGTCTCGGCAAGGGGTCGGACAGGGCCGTCGCCGTCGTTCTGATCGGGCCCTCGGTCGGCTCCCTCGCACAGGAGCTTGGAGCGCGCGGCGCCTCACGCATTGTGATCGCTGAAGATCCCGCATTCACATACTATTGTTCGGAGATCTTCACCACGATTCTGGCCGAGGTCGCCAGGGCGCTCCAGCCGACGGCAATTGTGATGGGTGCCACCGCACTGGGAAAAGACCTCGCTCCAAAATTGGCCGCAAGACTCGCGAGCGCGCTGATGCAGGACTGCGTGGCGCTGGAGATGGAATCCGACGGCTCGCTACTCGCCACGCGTCCCGTCTACGGAGGGAAACTGCGCGCGGTGGTAAAGGCCACGACTCCGCTGATGCAGATCGTGACGCTCCGCCCGAACATCTTCGCGCCACCGGAGCCCAGGCCCGCGCCGGATATTCCTGTTGAGAGACTCACCATCTCCTGCGATGCCGCGCGACCGATGGCCAGGGTGCGCGAAATTCGGAGAACGGCGGACGACAGGAAAGAATTGACCGAGGCATCGATCGTCGTGTCGGGAGGCCGTGGTCTCAAAGGACCGGAGAACTTCAAACTGATCGAGGAACTCGCAACCGCCCTGGGCGGCGCCGTGGGCGCGTCGCGGGCGGTGGTGGACGCAGGTTGGAAGCCGCATGCCTCTCAAGTCGGCTTGACCGGGAAGACTGTCTCGCCGCAGCTCTATATCGCTTGTGGAATCTCGGGAGCAATCCAACACCAGGCCGGTATGTCCTGCGCGCGCACCATTGTTGCGATCAACAACAATCCTCACGCTCCGATCTTCAAGCTCGCCACCTACGGCATCGTCGGCGATCTCTTCGAAGTGGTCCCGCGGCTGATAGAAGAAGTGAAGAAGCTGAGAATAGGTTGA
- a CDS encoding electron transfer flavoprotein subunit beta/FixA family protein — translation MNLVVCIKQVPATESKLIVTAVGMDIDRSGLTFVVNPYDEFAVEEALRIKEHLGIGEVTALSLRPYAAQKPEGALRSCLAMGADKAILLSDPAFEGGDSYTTALVLAAAIRRLAFDVVLFGKQAVDDDGGAVGIQVAELLGIPHVGVVNKLDVDVQIRRIEAHRQIEGGIEVVEAPLPAVVTCQKGLNEPRYPSLPEIMKAKQKLLEIWGRERLGLAPSAVGAAGAKCSIVRLELPPARPPGRMMTGDAAAAVRELVRLLHEEAQAI, via the coding sequence ATGAATCTCGTCGTCTGTATCAAACAAGTTCCGGCTACCGAGTCCAAGCTTATCGTCACAGCAGTGGGGATGGACATCGACCGGTCAGGTCTCACCTTCGTTGTGAATCCATACGATGAGTTTGCGGTCGAGGAAGCGCTACGGATCAAAGAGCACCTCGGCATCGGCGAAGTCACCGCCCTGTCGCTGCGCCCCTATGCGGCGCAGAAGCCGGAGGGGGCCTTGCGGAGCTGTTTGGCGATGGGGGCTGACAAGGCGATCTTGTTGAGCGATCCGGCGTTCGAGGGCGGCGATAGTTACACCACGGCGTTGGTGTTGGCCGCCGCCATCAGGCGGCTCGCCTTCGATGTGGTTCTATTCGGCAAACAGGCGGTGGATGACGATGGAGGAGCGGTCGGAATCCAAGTCGCGGAGTTACTGGGCATTCCGCATGTCGGCGTGGTGAATAAACTGGATGTCGATGTTCAGATTCGCCGCATTGAGGCCCATCGCCAAATTGAAGGCGGGATCGAAGTGGTCGAGGCGCCGCTGCCGGCCGTGGTCACTTGTCAGAAGGGCCTTAACGAGCCGCGTTACCCGTCGCTGCCGGAAATCATGAAGGCCAAGCAGAAGCTGCTTGAGATCTGGGGCCGGGAACGGCTCGGTTTAGCGCCGTCGGCAGTCGGCGCCGCCGGGGCGAAATGCAGCATCGTACGCCTGGAACTTCCACCGGCGCGACCGCCTGGCCGAATGATGACCGGCGATGCCGCAGCCGCAGTCAGAGAGCTTGTCAGGCTGCTCCATGAAGAGGCACAAGCGATCTAG